Proteins from one Ovis aries strain OAR_USU_Benz2616 breed Rambouillet chromosome 12, ARS-UI_Ramb_v3.0, whole genome shotgun sequence genomic window:
- the LOC114117288 gene encoding LOW QUALITY PROTEIN: mitochondrial antiviral-signaling protein-like (The sequence of the model RefSeq protein was modified relative to this genomic sequence to represent the inferred CDS: inserted 1 base in 1 codon) encodes MTFAEDRTYQYIRNNHSNFCNIHVLDILPHLSCLTTSDQXNPNHPPAPLEAPPVPAEIPRPSTRAVAPSIPGNGHTEYEPSYPLPVQDTQLPESLGENSEKAPQPSHSGAVLKRLGGPLEPLSDTVALSTLTSSVHQEQDTELGSTHTAGVVSSSTSLHGPVSPTVSFQPLARSTPRASRLPGPPVSAPSVGTSSSSIGLTSAGGAGDQAEGTICSSGAGMPNNPMTASTVPSKVPTNSAFGSSVPSKLPTSLKPPGAMPTSLAPSRLPINSVRSGMVPPKVPTSGKPDHRMPASTVASKVPADTRLTIRSSNRLVKETPASPVPTGTATGGTSLWPDSSSDCCGSELELSKPGRLVSRMDSQPFSGCSTDLAISHSNSLGMGPDNAPEENEWILNHWTTRGLP; translated from the exons ATGACGTTTGCCGAGGACAGAACTTATCAGTATATCCGCAACAATCACAGCAATTTTTGCAATATTCATGTTCTGGATATTCTGCCTCACCTGTCCTGCCTCACAACAAGTGACC TGAATCCAAACCACCCTCCAGCCCCGCTGGAGGCACCACCAGTTCCTGCTGAGATTCCAAGGCCCTCCACACGTGCTGTGGCCCCCAGCATCCCTGGCAATGGCCACACAGAGTACGAGCCAAGTTACCCTCTGCCTGTCCAGGATACCCAGCTACCAGAGTCCCTGGGAGAAAATTCAGAGAAAGCCCCACAACCATCCCATTCTGGGGCTGTCCTGAAGAGGCTGGGTGGCCCCCTGGAGCCCTTGTCTGACACGGTGGCCCTCAGCACTCTGACCTCCAGTGTACATCAGGAGCAAGACACAGAACTGGGCAGTACCCACACAGCAGGCGTGGTCTCCAGTTCCACGTCACTCCATGGGCCTGTGTCTCCGACTGTCTCCTTCCAGCCCTTGGCCCGTTCTACGCCCAGGGCAAGCCGCTTGCCTGGACCCCCAGTGTCAGCTCCATCTGTtggcacctcctcctcctccattggCTTGACCTCTGCAGGAGGTGCTGGTGACCAGGCTGAAGGTACCATCTGCTCCAGTGGGGCAGGGATGCCCAACAACCCTATGACTGCTAGCACAGTGCCCTCCAAGGTGCCCACCAATTCAGCATTTGGCAGCTCAGTGCCTTCCAAGTTGCCCACAAGCTTGAAGCCCCCTGGTGCAATGCCCACCAGTCTAGCACCATCCAGGTTGCCCATCAACTCAGTGCGTTCTGGCATGGTGCCACCCAAAGTGCCTACTAGTGGGAAACCTGACCACAGGATGCCTGCAAGCACAGTGGCCAGTAAGGTGCCTGCCGACACAAGGCTCACCATCAGGAGCAGCAATAGACTCGTGAAGGAGACTCCAGCATCACCAGTGCCCACAGGCACTGCCACTGGAGGCACATCACTCTGGCCAGACAGcagctctgactgctgtggctcaGAGCTGGAGCTGAGCAAGCCTGGAAGGCTGGTATCTAGGATGGACAGCCAGCCGTTCTCAGGCTGCTCCACGGATCTCGCCATCAGCCACAGTAACTCCCTGGGCATGGGGCCTGACAATGCCCCCGAGGAGAAcgagtggattcttaaccactggaccaccaggggactcCCATAA